A single Deltaproteobacteria bacterium DNA region contains:
- a CDS encoding zf-HC2 domain-containing protein: MKCLDWKEKISGYIDGEIPGEDARRVEEHLAGCHACRALERRMRAMGTGMEKMETAVSPDFREKLFARLEAEKLLPRRRSLFVFSFRWAAIPLAVAVAFAAFLFIAPDKRQDPGVSPVEAPRVAQNVPAQQAPSTGVKSQESPQQSHAAPLKVQETAVTPVGLSAEEREIVAHLEIFEDPAAIEDQGDVDAIEIFEPSNMRKG, translated from the coding sequence ATGAAGTGCCTCGATTGGAAAGAAAAAATCAGCGGATATATCGATGGGGAGATCCCCGGGGAGGATGCACGGCGGGTTGAGGAGCATCTGGCCGGGTGCCATGCCTGCAGGGCACTCGAGCGGCGGATGCGTGCTATGGGGACCGGCATGGAAAAGATGGAAACGGCCGTCTCCCCGGACTTTCGGGAAAAGCTGTTCGCCCGGCTTGAGGCGGAGAAACTTCTTCCACGCAGGCGCAGCCTCTTCGTCTTTTCATTCAGATGGGCCGCGATTCCGCTCGCGGTCGCCGTCGCTTTCGCCGCATTCCTGTTCATCGCGCCGGATAAAAGGCAGGATCCGGGAGTTTCCCCGGTAGAGGCTCCACGCGTGGCACAAAATGTTCCGGCGCAACAAGCGCCGTCCACAGGAGTCAAATCGCAGGAATCTCCGCAGCAGTCCCACGCCGCTCCCTTGAAAGTCCAGGAAACCGCTGTGACGCCAGTGGGCCTATCGGCAGAGGAACGGGAGATCGTCGCGCACCTCGAAATTTTCGAAGATCCCGCCGCGATCGAAGACCAGGGGGACGTTGACGCGATCGAAATCTTCGAGCCGTCGAACATGAGAAAGGGATAA
- a CDS encoding RNA polymerase sigma factor: protein MRTDEELMELYRNGSRDAFEMLFARHHRKVIQFAFRMTGDRAKAEEAAQETFLRIARAASTWQPTARFTTWMYTIARRTTLNFIRDEKEDGEKISIDPGEESSNGPPAPQLPGPSALNPEEIAWTVEIQERFAVALGQLPETYRSAFVLNRGDGLSYEEVASVLGITVQAVKSRIFRAREMLMESLGELLP, encoded by the coding sequence ATGCGGACCGACGAAGAGCTGATGGAGCTCTACCGGAATGGGAGCCGGGACGCCTTCGAAATGCTGTTCGCACGTCACCACCGGAAAGTGATCCAGTTCGCATTTCGGATGACGGGAGACCGCGCGAAGGCAGAGGAGGCAGCCCAGGAGACGTTCCTCAGGATCGCCCGGGCGGCATCCACCTGGCAGCCGACGGCCCGTTTCACCACGTGGATGTACACGATCGCACGCCGGACTACGCTCAACTTCATACGGGACGAAAAAGAGGATGGAGAGAAGATATCCATTGATCCTGGCGAGGAGTCTTCTAATGGTCCCCCCGCACCGCAGCTTCCCGGTCCCTCCGCTTTGAACCCGGAGGAGATCGCGTGGACCGTTGAGATCCAGGAGCGGTTCGCCGTCGCTCTCGGGCAACTTCCCGAAACATATCGGTCTGCCTTCGTATTGAACCGCGGAGACGGTCTGTCATACGAAGAAGTTGCATCCGTGCTTGGAATTACGGTGCAGGCGGTGAAAAGCCGTATTTTCCGTGCCAGGGAAATGCTGATGGAATCGCTGGGGGAACTGCTTCCTTGA
- the folE gene encoding GTP cyclohydrolase I FolE codes for MQDLIRNLLIKIGEDPDREGLRQTPERFRKSIGTLTSGYAQDPRDVLQRAIFHEQYDEMVTVKDIDIFSLCEHHLLPFFGKCHVAYMPKKNIVGLSKIARVVELYARRLQVQERLTQEIATAIMDTLQPHGVAVVIEAFHLCMMMRGVEKQNSKAVTSAMLGVFRTRESTRMEFLELIKPTLNILR; via the coding sequence ATGCAGGATCTTATTCGAAACTTGCTGATCAAGATCGGCGAAGATCCCGATCGTGAAGGGCTGAGGCAGACCCCCGAAAGGTTCAGGAAGTCGATCGGGACCCTTACTTCAGGCTATGCGCAGGATCCCCGGGATGTCCTCCAGCGCGCAATCTTTCACGAACAGTATGACGAGATGGTGACGGTGAAGGACATCGACATCTTTTCCCTCTGCGAGCACCACCTGCTCCCCTTCTTCGGCAAGTGCCACGTGGCCTACATGCCGAAGAAGAACATCGTTGGGCTGTCGAAGATCGCGCGGGTGGTAGAGCTGTACGCGCGCCGGCTCCAGGTCCAGGAGCGCCTCACCCAGGAAATCGCTACGGCGATCATGGACACTCTCCAACCGCACGGCGTGGCTGTCGTCATCGAGGCGTTCCATCTCTGCATGATGATGCGGGGCGTGGAAAAACAGAACTCCAAGGCGGTTACATCCGCCATGCTTGGGGTTTTCCGTACGCGGGAGTCGACGCGGATGGAGTTCCTGGAACTGATCAAGCCGACGCTGAATATTCTTCGATAA
- a CDS encoding Ig-like domain-containing protein, whose translation MASKAGKGLSAIVPGVFLSIFIILIFQSNAAFAKSAYLTSFMAKYPAAASSKLNTCNLCHGSGGTSTFNPFGQAVRTVSGADITARITAVEALDSDADGFSNKTEIAALTFPGDPADKPAGGTPPPGDTTPPTVSSTSPAGNQANVATNAAVTATFSEAVDPATVTTTTFTLRGGTAAVAGTVSLGGNTATFRPSGSLAFGTTYTATITTGVKDLAGNTLAATSSWSFTTGAAPDMTPPGVSATDPADNQAGVELSATITATFSEAINPATMTPDTFVLRVGANQVTGTVSANGATATFTPAAPLFDNAAYTVTLTTGIKDLAGNALPVEYSTNFNTVAASESVFPDPTGTGGDAAGGGGCAVAGRSGTGGSLHEMAGSFGLLILAALGMAARRRMARREK comes from the coding sequence ATGGCCAGCAAGGCAGGAAAAGGGCTTTCCGCTATCGTCCCGGGCGTCTTCCTATCAATCTTTATCATATTGATTTTCCAAAGTAATGCCGCATTTGCGAAAAGCGCTTATCTCACTTCCTTCATGGCGAAGTACCCGGCCGCGGCGAGCTCGAAATTGAATACCTGCAACTTATGCCACGGGTCCGGCGGCACTTCCACTTTCAATCCCTTCGGACAGGCAGTTCGAACAGTCTCCGGAGCGGATATCACCGCAAGAATCACCGCGGTCGAGGCTCTGGATTCAGACGCAGACGGGTTCTCGAACAAGACCGAAATCGCAGCTTTGACCTTTCCCGGCGATCCTGCCGACAAGCCTGCAGGCGGCACGCCGCCTCCCGGTGACACGACGCCTCCCACGGTGAGTTCCACCAGCCCGGCGGGCAACCAGGCTAACGTGGCGACAAACGCCGCCGTCACCGCGACGTTCAGCGAAGCGGTCGATCCTGCCACCGTCACGACGACGACTTTCACGTTGCGGGGGGGAACTGCAGCCGTGGCGGGGACGGTTTCATTGGGCGGCAACACGGCGACCTTCCGGCCGTCCGGCTCGCTTGCCTTCGGCACGACCTATACCGCCACGATCACTACCGGCGTGAAGGACCTGGCGGGGAACACGCTGGCTGCGACCAGCAGCTGGTCCTTTACCACAGGGGCGGCGCCGGATATGACGCCCCCAGGCGTAAGCGCCACTGATCCGGCGGACAACCAGGCGGGGGTGGAGCTGAGCGCAACGATAACGGCCACATTCAGCGAGGCGATCAACCCGGCGACGATGACGCCGGACACCTTTGTTCTGAGAGTCGGAGCGAACCAAGTCACCGGAACAGTTTCCGCCAACGGCGCAACGGCGACCTTCACGCCGGCGGCGCCTCTCTTCGACAATGCGGCCTACACGGTGACGCTTACCACCGGCATCAAGGACCTCGCCGGAAACGCGCTGCCGGTTGAATACAGCACGAACTTCAACACGGTCGCTGCGTCGGAATCGGTGTTTCCCGATCCGACGGGTACGGGCGGGGATGCTGCGGGCGGCGGCGGTTGTGCGGTCGCCGGAAGGTCCGGGACCGGCGGAAGCCTGCACGAAATGGCGGGATCCTTCGGCCTGCTGATTCTGGCCGCCCTGGGGATGGCTGCCAGGAGAAGAATGGCCCGGCGGGAGAAGTAA